In the genome of Sulfuricurvum sp., one region contains:
- a CDS encoding efflux RND transporter periplasmic adaptor subunit: MKILLISTLTALSLWGDVYATFESQAYREAALGMNASGIVKNLSVQTGDHVKKGSLLLELDSTEEQLSLQMAKADLDALTKECKFLSDQYARYEKSAQVFDKNTLDKLKSELGTKLAQKERTRLSVAYAEQKLSKMRLVAPFSGSISEKNIELGDMVSSMGGSPLFKLISDQTKLLIQYDSKFGSQVKIGDRFCSSIDGKSTGKCSKIIKIYPSINTKNRQMTAEADGSGLRPGTFGDGMIMAK; the protein is encoded by the coding sequence ATGAAAATTTTACTGATATCAACCCTAACCGCACTCTCCCTATGGGGCGATGTTTATGCCACATTTGAGTCCCAAGCCTACCGTGAAGCAGCTCTGGGGATGAACGCCTCGGGGATCGTTAAAAATCTCTCCGTCCAAACAGGTGACCATGTCAAAAAGGGCTCGCTACTGCTCGAACTCGACAGCACCGAAGAGCAGCTCTCGCTGCAAATGGCAAAAGCTGATTTGGATGCCCTCACCAAAGAGTGTAAATTTTTGAGCGATCAATATGCCCGTTATGAAAAAAGTGCTCAAGTATTCGATAAAAACACCCTCGATAAACTCAAATCCGAACTGGGAACAAAATTGGCACAAAAAGAGCGCACCCGACTATCGGTCGCCTATGCCGAACAAAAACTCTCTAAAATGCGGCTCGTGGCACCGTTTTCAGGGAGTATCTCGGAAAAAAATATCGAGCTGGGTGATATGGTCTCTTCTATGGGAGGATCACCGCTGTTTAAACTCATCAGTGATCAAACCAAACTCCTCATCCAATACGATTCCAAATTCGGCTCACAAGTGAAGATTGGGGATCGCTTCTGCAGTTCTATCGACGGAAAATCGACAGGCAAATGTTCAAAAATCATCAAAATCTACCCTTCCATCAACACCAAAAACCGTCAGATGACGGCTGAAGCCGATGGTTCAGGTCTCCGCCCCGGCACGTTCGGCGACGGCATGATCATGGCTAAATAG
- a CDS encoding TolC family protein, giving the protein MRHFVLLSFTLLPLIASDLASLLPSAKTNLRVASARLEIKKSGEQLDEAKTAYFPTVTATALYKKKDRTPAFEPNKIQGAEIGAQISVFDGFRREALLDALHASMASATHSLAQEEQNVLMETIAAYYDYLDTQNRLDVNIEKKKELLSEVQRYEILVKNDLATTDILKSLIASKLEADYDEQNLKMLLEKHRKHLELLSATSIHEPLTYRELALPKFTTVERHDLQSDQANIEILRNTEDRYTYLPSITLEAKHKYMEYSGYDTMGGTNLQPLNQNEITASLTMTLFDMGRIAKEREQARIDTLKAKNLLDYKTQSLNNDAEIALMSIQTSQNAYEAAKAEEEARNEAFGFIKQRFEAGLVNSTTYLSELTNLTQSRTKTRNALNTLQVAKASAAYAYGIDLLTLLEEKK; this is encoded by the coding sequence ATGAGGCACTTTGTTCTCCTTTCCTTCACCCTATTGCCATTGATAGCTTCTGACCTCGCATCTTTGCTCCCGAGTGCCAAAACAAATTTACGCGTTGCATCCGCACGTCTGGAAATCAAAAAATCTGGGGAGCAGCTCGATGAGGCTAAAACCGCCTATTTCCCAACCGTCACGGCAACAGCACTCTATAAGAAAAAAGATAGAACTCCCGCCTTTGAACCCAACAAAATCCAAGGTGCCGAAATAGGGGCACAAATCAGCGTTTTTGACGGATTTCGGCGTGAAGCGCTTCTCGATGCACTTCATGCATCCATGGCTTCCGCAACCCATTCTCTAGCACAAGAAGAGCAAAATGTCCTGATGGAAACCATCGCTGCTTATTACGACTATCTGGATACCCAAAACCGTCTTGATGTCAATATAGAGAAAAAAAAGGAACTTCTCTCCGAAGTGCAACGGTATGAGATTCTCGTTAAAAACGATCTAGCCACGACCGATATCCTCAAATCGCTGATTGCTTCAAAACTGGAAGCCGATTATGATGAACAAAATCTCAAAATGCTCCTTGAAAAACATCGAAAACATCTCGAACTCCTCAGTGCGACATCGATCCATGAACCTCTTACATATAGAGAGCTTGCCCTCCCGAAATTTACTACGGTAGAACGCCATGACCTGCAAAGCGATCAAGCCAATATCGAGATTTTACGCAATACCGAAGATCGTTATACCTATCTTCCTTCCATCACACTCGAAGCAAAACACAAATACATGGAATACAGCGGTTACGATACGATGGGCGGAACCAATCTCCAACCGCTGAACCAAAACGAAATCACTGCCTCCCTTACCATGACGCTGTTTGATATGGGACGCATCGCAAAAGAGCGGGAACAAGCCCGAATCGATACCCTAAAAGCCAAAAATCTTCTGGATTACAAAACCCAAAGTCTAAACAACGATGCCGAAATAGCCCTCATGTCGATCCAAACCTCCCAAAACGCTTATGAAGCGGCCAAAGCCGAAGAAGAGGCACGGAACGAAGCGTTCGGTTTTATCAAACAACGTTTTGAAGCGGGATTGGTCAATTCAACGACCTACCTCAGCGAACTTACCAACCTCACCCAGTCGCGTACAAAAACCCGCAATGCGCTTAATACACTCCAAGTGGCAAAAGCCAGTGCCGCGTATGCCTACGGAATCGATCTTTTAACATTACTCGAGGAGAAAAAATGA
- a CDS encoding TetR/AcrR family transcriptional regulator, with translation MKDKKNSPYHHGNLKEELLQTALEMIDKEGLDTITLRELTQRLGTSRTAVYRHFASKEALILGVIEKGYEHLNLLFTPIFEDRTYSVAERFERMGRAYLNFAIEHPNLYRLLFGEMYRKEREEICDYKDETQATGLYALIGLLSEAQEEGIIAQVNPLIQAAMVWASIHGLASLLIDGHLMMSDNMEAIYEYSIGVLLKGLQ, from the coding sequence ATGAAAGATAAAAAAAACTCCCCCTACCATCATGGAAATCTCAAAGAAGAGCTGTTGCAGACGGCTTTGGAGATGATTGACAAGGAGGGGCTTGATACGATTACACTCCGAGAATTGACTCAGCGATTGGGTACTTCTCGAACGGCAGTGTATCGTCATTTTGCAAGTAAAGAGGCGTTAATACTCGGGGTCATCGAAAAAGGGTATGAACATCTTAATTTACTCTTCACCCCCATATTTGAAGACCGTACGTATAGCGTTGCAGAGCGATTTGAAAGAATGGGGCGAGCGTATCTCAATTTTGCAATAGAGCATCCGAATCTGTATCGTCTTCTTTTTGGGGAGATGTACCGTAAAGAACGTGAAGAGATATGCGATTATAAAGATGAAACTCAAGCAACAGGGTTATACGCTCTCATTGGGCTCCTTAGCGAAGCTCAGGAAGAGGGGATCATAGCACAGGTAAATCCTTTGATACAAGCGGCTATGGTATGGGCGTCGATCCACGGTCTCGCATCGCTGTTGATCGATGGACATTTGATGATGAGTGATAATATGGAAGCCATTTATGAGTACAGCATAGGAGTACTTCTCAAAGGGCTTCAATAA